In Oncorhynchus tshawytscha isolate Ot180627B linkage group LG01, Otsh_v2.0, whole genome shotgun sequence, the genomic stretch agggtaggcaacaacacatccgccaagcTTACCCTCAACAAGGGGccctctcaggggtgcgtgcttagccccatcctgtactccctgttcacccacgactgcgtgaccgcacacgactccaacaccatcatcaagtttgctgacgatatgacagtggtaggtctgatcactggTGACGATGAAACAGCCTTTAGGgagtaggtcagagacctgtcagcGTGGTGCCAGGATAACTTCCTCTTTCTCAAGgtcagcaagacaaagaagctgatcgtggactacaggaaacggagggctgagaacgcccccattcacatcgctGTAGTGGAGacggtcaagagtttcaagttcctctgtgtccacatcactaaggacctatcatggcccaaacacaccaacacagttttGAAGAGGGTATgccaacacctcttccccctcataaGGTTGgagatttgtcatgggccctcagatcctcaaagttctacagctgcaccattgagagcatcttgactggcatGTGACGAATAAAGGCGCCTAGCGTGTAAAaagcgtctgtcctcggttggaACACTCActacgagttccaaactgcctctggcagCAACACCAGCACAGTAACTGTTTGTCAGAAGCTTTATGaaattgatttgtatttggctgAGCAGATTGATTTGTATTTGACACAATTGATTTGTATTTGACACAAGCCttagatcaccatgtgcaatgccaagtgtcgactGTAGTGgcgtaaagctcaccgccattggattctggagcagtgtaaacatgttctctggactgattaaataatggtctggggctgtttttcatggttcggactagaggtcgaccgattaatcggaatggctgattaattagggccaatttcaagttttcataacaatcggaaatcggtatttttggacgccgatttaaaaatattattattattattatttttttaatctttatttaactaggcaagtcagttaagaccccattcttattttcaatgatggcctaggaatggtgggttaactgcctcgttcagtggcagaaagacagattttcaccttgtcagctcggggaaccaatcttgcaaccttacagttaactcgtccaacgcaataacgacctgcctctctctcattcattgcactccacaaggagactgcctgttacacaaatgcagtaagccaacgtaagttgctagctagcattaaacttatcttataaaaacaatcaatcataatcactagttaactacacatggttgatgatattactagatattatctagcgtgtcctgtgttgcatataatctgactgagcatacaagtatctaagtatctggctgagcggtggtaggcagaagccggcgcgtaaacattcattcaaagaGCACTTTCGTgcttgcgctgtttatgacttcaaacctatcaactcccgagatgaggctggtgtaaccgaagtgaaatggctggctagttagcgcgcgctaatagcgtttcaaacttcactcgctctgagccttggggtggttgttccccttgctctgcatgggtaacgctgcttcgatgtggtggctgttgtcgttgtggtgctggttcgatcccagggaggagcgaggagagggacggaagctatactgttacactggcaatactaaagtgcctataagaacatccaatagtcaaaggttaatgaaatacaaatggtatagagggaaatagtcctataataactacaacctaaaacttcttacctgggaatattgaagactcatgttagaaggaaccaccagctttcatatgttctcatgttctgagcaaggttACATAGCACAagcttacatagcacatattgcacttttactttcttctccaacactttgtttttgcatgatttaaaccaaattgaacatgtttcattatctacttgaggctaaattgattttattgatgtattatattaagttaaaataagttaattcagtattgttgtaattgtcattattacaaatacattttttaaaatttaaatcgtccgattaatcggtatcggattTTTTGGTccgccaataatcggtatcagcgttgaaaaatcataatcggtctacctccagttcggactaggccccttagttccagtaaaagGAAATATTaatgttacagcatacaatgacattatagacgatttggtgcttccaactttatggcaacattttggggaaggccctctcctgtttcagcatgacaatgcctgtgcacaaagcgaggtccatacagaaatggtttgtcgagatcggtgtggaagaacttgactggcctgcacagagccctgaactcaaccccatcaaacacctttgggatgaattggaacgccgacctGGAGCCAgggctaatcgcccaacatcagtgcctgacttcactaatgctcttgtggctgaatggaagcaattccccGCAGCattgttctaacatctagtggaaaaccttcccagaagggtggaggttgttatagcaggaaaagggggaccaactccatgttaacgctcgtgattttggaatgagatgttcgacaagcaggtgtccgcatacttttggtcatgtagtgtatgttttgtctctgtgctgtagtgtgtGGTGGTGATGTTGGGGCCCCCAGCCCTGTCCCTGCGTCGAGGCCAGCAGCGTGGATGTGAGTTACTCAGTGATCTCTTAGAAGACTCTACCactgatgacacacacacctccgagCGTCGCTGGGACGTCTCGGCCCTGGATGACATTACACGCTATACCAAAGGCAGCCCAGAGAGGACTCCACCGAGTTGTGAACGCTCTTCCGTCTCACCTGAGGTAGGGGTTACTTATAACCGTAGATTACCCAGATTAACATCATCACTGACTTTATCCATTAGATCGCTGGAAGTCACTCCTTAGGAACTCTGCATTTGGGGAATGTAAATCTAAGTTACCCTGGTTTAACGCTCGCACACATCGCACCGATTGTGGCTCTAGCGTTTGTCTGCCGAATGTTAAGCGTgctgtgttttagggaccaccTGGTGTAGATGTCTGAGTGCCAACATTTTTCACGTGATTCTACATGTAAAATCGGTGCGAAAATTACGTTCAGAGATACTAAGTACTCTCGGCCAGCAAACGCTATTGTTGTGTCTGAGCCCTTAACCTCTACCTACTCTGTTTTGCTCTCCACAGGGAAGCAGAGAAGAACCATGGTTATCCCCGAGACTAGGGGGCAGGCAGCTGAGGAAGGCTGGACACCACCCCCTGACTGGGAGAGATCCAGGGCCCTGGAGCCAAGAGGCTAGAGGGCAGGAGAGTGAAGATAGGAAAGGGCTGCATCAGGTGGTTCAGGAGGAGAGGTTATCACTTCCTGTGGATCTGGAGGTCCACAGTGAAGAACATAACTACTCTCTACAGAGTGAGCTAGACACTGAGTCTAGTCAAGGAACAGACTGTGAtattggagaggaggagaaaggggaagaagatgagaaagaggaggggagagaagccATGGAGCAAATGAAGGAAAAGGAGGAGCTTCAGCCCCATGTGAGACCAAAAAAACGCTGGTGTTACTGGGAATGTAGCCTCTACAGTGAGGCAGacctggggagagatggagaaagagatagcAGGAGAGCcaaagggagagatgagggaaaggatgaagagaaagatggaggggacATTATCTGGGGCCCTAGCACCCTACCCAGCACCATGTGCCTGATAGGGGGGACCTCCACCAATGGTGAGACCCCAAGGCCCACAAATGTACAATGGAATGAAAGATGTAAAACATTTTACATTAAATTGAGAACATTTATGTCCATTTCAACAACCACGGTGTTGGAGACCCAACACTCTGGCAGTGTTAATTTATCAACACTCATTCGGtgggtcacatatacacactagGAAATTCAGATGTAAAATGTACTGTCAGTTGCATATTGAGTGGTTGGTgaagcatacaattacatttagtaatttagtagatgctcttatccagagtgacttacagacaAAAACCCTGTGTGTTCCCTAGGTAAGCAAGGCCAGAGGAAAGCCCGTCGTACAGACGCCAGTGACCTGACCCCTAGCCCTGTGAAGCTACAGAGCCTGGGGGAGCAGCTCCACACACTCAGCTCTGCTCTGGAGGGCATGACTCCTGTCAGTGACCTGCCTGTTACTGCCAGGGCACCAACACGAAAGGAGAGGAATAAACTGGCCTCCAGGTACACATACACCCCGggacacatgcacacgcacacacgcacactgactTTCCTGTCTAACTATAGAGACCTAATTTTCTGGTGGCTTTTCCACACAGCACTTTCAGACATCCATTTGATTTGCACAGCAGGGTGTGTATAGCTACAGTAAGTGCTAGTGAGGGTGAGTGTAGTGGAGCATAAGTCCTGGCGATAGGTTGGtaaactgtcctctctctctctctctctctctctctctctctgaagagcGTGTCGGCTGAAAAAGAAAGCCCAGCATGAGGCCAACAAAATCAAACTGTGGGGGCTGAACCAGGAGTATGGTGAGTAATTTATGCCTATCATAATCGGTGACCCACCTAAAGCTGTTGTTATGGGGTCTAGTGGTGAACCACGGTGTAAAAATGTGTTTCTAGCCAGGACCATGTTtcaagtagttgaaaagtttgTAATTAACCATTGGATTGCTAAACATTCGcgttaagtaaccatctgtcttatgtaaccataccaaatgtaacatatcatactaatttgagtgtcccgtaTTTACATTTACTGTGTTACATCTGGTCCTAAAGACCAGGCTGCCATTTTAGCTCCTTCAGTCAATCCTTCATGTCTCTGATGGTGTAATTCCTTCAGATTGCCTGCTGGGGGCGGTGCTGCAGATAAAGGAGCTGATCCGCcagagagtggagagcagagaggaagagacagagcgaGGCGCTCTGAGAGATCGACTGGAGGACATTCTGAAGGAATCAGCTGGTGAGTATGTAGATTGTTTGCACTTTCATGGGACCCTGTTAGTGTATGTTAATTGTGTGGATGTTTATGTGcttccatgtctgtgtgtgtgtgtgcagggccaCGTGTAGCAGGTCGAGGCAAAGTGTTTGTGGAGAGGATCTTGAAGAACCATGCCGGGGGACAGGGCACCAGAGAGACTCAGGGAGAAGGAGGGTCATCGGACCCTAGCCTCTAATCTCTTCTCCCCACCAGAGTCACTATCCTGTCCGCTTCTCCCTTCACTTCGCACTTTCTGACATGGAGAGAAGGTAGGACAGatagacggacacacacacacacaaactcttagGTAGATAGGATCTGGGTGAACTGTCTTGTTAGGCTTGCACTGTGTCTTGGTCTCTAGCTGCTACAGTATAGTTGATGAGTGTCTCAGAACGGTAACATatggcgtgtgtgtttgtgtataaggGAGTGTGCATGATTCCAGTGTATTTATTGCATTATGTACTGTAGTATACCCCATTGTGCCTAAAGGAAGACACTGTGTGCTGCTAGCTAGTTGTAGTTATACACTATGTATTCtcggagaacagggagaggagtgacAGTGAATATGGTGCTTATAACAGTGGACACGATGAGTAAGCTGTTTAGCTTGACGTCCATTTAGAATTGTACTGTAAACCAAAAGGGCATGGATAAACAGACAGCCGAGGGACGACTTTGGCATCATGTGAATGTTGCACAATGGTTCTCAAAGATGCTGCTTGCATGGTCGTTTTATGTCTCTGCTATCCTTTAAGGTAAATGCTATTTTTGTCTATCTCTACAGATCCTCTTTAAAACTGCTatcataatgtactgtactgctcTACAGATGAACCTTGTGTAGAAAGGATGATAATAATAACCTTAAACCAGGAATGCGCAACTCCGGTCTTCAGGAAGGCAATGTGTTTACTGGTTTTAGTTTTTTCCTGCAAATCAGTGACTGACTTCTACCTGGGAGACCTGGGCCCATgttcacaaagagtctcagagtaggagttgattaaaggctagctttttccttttagatcataatggaTAGGATTCcatggacaggggggacctgatcctaaatctgctctcctactctgagacacattTTTTGACATGGGCCCGGGCGTGTGTTCTCTCAGCAATGAGTGATATTAATTGATAAATTAAGTGCCACAGGAAGATAAGACAACCAAAGGATGCTGCTGCACCCCTGAGTACCAGAGTTGTCCATCCCTGTCCTAAACCCACAGTACTGTAACTGTTAGATTCAAAGATTTGGATCTCTCTATCTAGGTCTATGGTACTTTGTGTAGCCTGTGCCTTTGAATGCTCTTTGAGAGTAAATACTAACATGCACAGAACCACATCTCTCTTTGTGCTACTAATATTtctatataatacaatatagaAAACACAACTTCATCTGTGGTAAAAAAATACTAATTTTATAACCCCTACAAACCTGAACGTTTACTATTCTATCTTTGCAAAAATGGAAGTGAGTACATCTTTCCTGCTGTGATTTCTGAGAGGAAAAGCATAGTGTACCCATTTGATGTGTAGTCTTTATAATCCCAGGGCCCATGTTCATAAAGCGTAATCTTAATAAGATTAGGACAGggaagacctgatcctagaccaacACTCCTACACTGAGATACTTTATGGATATGGACCTAGAGCTTTCCTGCACTCATAATCCTGTCATTGTACTTAATGTACTTGAATGTAGGAGCACAGTAGTCTATTTACTTGAACGATGGAGCACAGTGAGAAGTACAAGTTCCTGCTATAGCTTTACTAACACTGCAGTAGTCATGAACTGCCCTGCCACAGATGGCAATAATCCTCAATTGAATGGACGCTTGATCATATCCTCAATTAATCTCAAACAATAATTCCAAATAATAATGGAACATTTCATAACTGCCCACAAAAGTGTTATGTCTTAACATgcatgcataaacacacatgaAAATAAGTGACATGTATGTTAACATGTCACAGCACAGGAACCATATAGAGGATCATAACAAAAAATGTAGTATCTTGCACATTTATTGAAGTTGATTTTCAAAGAAGTACTGTATATTGTGATCAAGGGAAAATATTGATCAGGAATGGATTTGTCTGGGAAATGACCATGTATGGAGTCATACGCCCTAACAGACCCGAGGCAGTCGTTTCAGAAAGCTGTGTATTGTCCAGTTATCTGCTAGGATAGTTAATCCCAGTCTTATTCAAGCTTTAGCCTATTCATCTGAGCTTGCAGTAGTTCTTATGTAATAAGCCATTTTGTTATGTGTGTTAACCCCTTTATGAACCAATTATTAGCTCTGACTGTGCATGAAAAAGAAACAAACTAAAAAGATAGTGTTGTACAAATAGAACACATTGTTTTGTTCAGTCTgtgtaaatgtatattttactATGTTGAAGCTGCTGCTATAGTATGTCAATAAAAATCTATATTCTTAAATTACCAAGTGTTTTATGAGTTGATTATATGATGTTTGCGCATTTCATACTATTTATACTGAATTGGAAAAAACAATGGGCTATGATCATATTCAACAGGGACAACAATGTGAAATATGTCTGGAGTCTGGTCTGTTTGCTGTATCATGTGAACTGTAAATGAGATATTATTTTGCATGCTCagcaaaaccacacacacataaaggtaCAACGGGTTCTCATAGACATTGACCAGGTCATCAATGAAGATTGAGAAAACAAGTGGACCGAGAATTTATCCTAGTGGTACAGAGGCATTAATGGGAGAAAGTTCTAAGGCTTGACCAGACAATACAACTCTGCTAGATCTGTGGTAGAGGTAACTGCAGCCATGTCAGAAGCTGTCCAGATACCCCCTTGGAGCAGAGCTCGGTACATAGAGGGCCTAACCTCTGCACTATGGTGTTGGGTACATAGAGTTGGGGTATCGGCAGTTTGAGACGGTTCAAGGTTGAATTGTAGTGGTCTTGAGACTTCTGCTAGACTTTATTAATGCGTCCACATGTTATCTGGTACACGGGGTGATGGAAAGCAGATTAGCAAATTCAGTTAGGTTAGTAACTTCAGTTAGGTTGGCAAATAAATTGCAGTGCAGGGAGTGATGCTGTGTAAGGAAATGAGCTCCAGTTCTTCTCTCCTTGAGGAATATTTATCTTGTCCTGTCTGCGGCGACATCTTTAAGAATCCTGTCCTCCTGACGTGTAGCCACAGCATCTGTACAGTCTGTCTGCAGGAATGCTGGAAATATAAGGAATCTCTGGAATTTCCAGTTCGCAGGAAAATCAGCTTATTATAGGAATTA encodes the following:
- the LOC112256510 gene encoding CREB3 regulatory factor isoform X1 — translated: MPQPGSSGMEPFFGEAYGTHGLSATSEPFTVSPTGGSIESDQCVVVMLGPPALSLRRGQQRGCELLSDLLEDSTTDDTHTSERRWDVSALDDITRYTKGSPERTPPSCERSSVSPEGSREEPWLSPRLGGRQLRKAGHHPLTGRDPGPWSQEARGQESEDRKGLHQVVQEERLSLPVDLEVHSEEHNYSLQSELDTESSQGTDCDIGEEEKGEEDEKEEGREAMEQMKEKEELQPHVRPKKRWCYWECSLYSEADLGRDGERDSRRAKGRDEGKDEEKDGGDIIWGPSTLPSTMCLIGGTSTNGKQGQRKARRTDASDLTPSPVKLQSLGEQLHTLSSALEGMTPVSDLPVTARAPTRKERNKLASRACRLKKKAQHEANKIKLWGLNQEYDCLLGAVLQIKELIRQRVESREEETERGALRDRLEDILKESAGPRVAGRGKVFVERILKNHAGGQGTRETQGEGGSSDPSL
- the LOC112256510 gene encoding CREB3 regulatory factor isoform X2, encoding MEPFFGEAYGTHGLSATSEPFTVSPTGGSIESDQCVVVMLGPPALSLRRGQQRGCELLSDLLEDSTTDDTHTSERRWDVSALDDITRYTKGSPERTPPSCERSSVSPEGSREEPWLSPRLGGRQLRKAGHHPLTGRDPGPWSQEARGQESEDRKGLHQVVQEERLSLPVDLEVHSEEHNYSLQSELDTESSQGTDCDIGEEEKGEEDEKEEGREAMEQMKEKEELQPHVRPKKRWCYWECSLYSEADLGRDGERDSRRAKGRDEGKDEEKDGGDIIWGPSTLPSTMCLIGGTSTNGKQGQRKARRTDASDLTPSPVKLQSLGEQLHTLSSALEGMTPVSDLPVTARAPTRKERNKLASRACRLKKKAQHEANKIKLWGLNQEYDCLLGAVLQIKELIRQRVESREEETERGALRDRLEDILKESAGPRVAGRGKVFVERILKNHAGGQGTRETQGEGGSSDPSL